From one Paramormyrops kingsleyae isolate MSU_618 chromosome 1, PKINGS_0.4, whole genome shotgun sequence genomic stretch:
- the LOC111840390 gene encoding uncharacterized protein, whose translation MGSGVRCLRTVVAAMQEHCPNPNRAACVEIAKMIMSKYPLTFADTTEEGEQLGTGYYSLVNKLKTRVEHVNRNNVTARIRTPRSLTETSDSTTTTKAVRCKVDSYGCFNWQPRCLPEGEISDSLEDRRKNMAAIFHSVGPRAVDKPDVDQSMSLTFIYQRHMINTCPPPSVSDTEDQWPFLFTKRGVCAHFKTLTGIDICDRVGEALQTKGKRIIYFFQRQTQNRDMQSLLQDIEGDTTTMQQTQTSIAVVLLLMKHFLEKEDSIFILVDETATKSSIEKDWTLPATPRLIMLGNTFLSAKKWIVSIDVKVAYILVEHLSFADALSVFFACFYVFNIEYQEPACATLELIQRFFVRINPGDGTKCTAKTGTSRKTGEMVKRKTTVINNRVSSFLRHLTEFEWRNLD comes from the exons atggggtccggggtccgctgct TGAGAACTGTGGTGGCTGCCATGCAGGAACACTGTCCAAATCCCAACAGGGCTGCCTGTGTAGAGATTGCAAAAATGATTATGTCAAAATATCCTTTGACCTTTGCAGACACAACTGAGGAAGGTGAACAGTTGGGAACAGGTTATTATTCACTTGTTAATAAACTTAAGACTAGAGTTGAACATGTCAATCGTAACAACGTAACTGCAAGAATACGGACACCAAGGTCATTGACAGAAACTAGTGATAGTACCACTACCACCAAAGCAGTACGGTGCAAAGTAGATAGCTATGGCTGCTTCAATTGGCAACCAAGATGTCTTCCAGAAGGAGAGATATCTGACTCTTTAGAAGATAGAAGAAAAAATATGGCAGCTATATTTCACTCTGTTGGCCCCAGAGCTGTGGACAAGCCAGATGTTGACCAGTCAATGAGTCTGACATTCATTTATCAACGTCACATGATAAATACCTGCCCTCCTCCCAGTGTCAGTGACACTGAAGATCAGTGGCCTTTTCTCTTTACAAAAAGAGGAGTCTGTGCCCATTTCAAAACTCTCACAGGTATTGATATCTGTGATCGAGTAGGAGAGGCTCTTCAAACCAAAGGGAAGAGGATCATATACTTCTTCCAAAGGCAGACACAGAACAGAGACATGCAGAGTCTTCTACAGGACATTGAGGGAGACACCACAACCATGCAGCAGACCCAGACCAGCATAGCGGTAGTGCTTCTTTTGATGAAGCACTTCCTTGAAAAGGAGGACTCCATCTTCATTTTGGTAGAT GAAACCGCAACAAAGTCATCAATAGAGAAAGATTGGACCCTGCCAGCCACGCCGAGACTGATAATGCTTG GGAATACATTCCTCTCTGCAAAAAAGTGGATAGTGAGCATTGATGTAAAGGTGGCCTACATTTTGGTGGAGCACCTGAGTTTTGCAGATGCCTTGTCTGTGTTTTTTGCATGTTTCTATGTTTTCAACATAGAATACCAGGAGCCTGCCTGTGCGACACTTGAACTCATACAACG ATTCTTTGTGAGGATAAATCCAGGAGATGGAACAAAATGCACTGCAAAAACTGGCACGAGTCGTAAGACAGGAGAAATGGTGAAGAGGAAAACAACAGTCATCAACAACAGAGTGTCATCCTTTCTTCGCCACCTAACAGAGTTTGAGTGGAGGAACTTAGATTAA